In Bacteroidales bacterium, a single window of DNA contains:
- a CDS encoding peptidase domain-containing ABC transporter, translating into MKNLKKFPHEYQMDAKDCGPACLKIIAKHYGKYYSLQYLRDLCGITREGVSFLDISYAAEKIGLRTVSVRINLDALIDKVLLPCIIHWDNNHFIVVYRVTNNKIYVSDPAKGLLSYNHEDFCRKWYKKEENEGVLLALEPMANFKQIEAHEKIERWKNFENLLGYFTPYKGAFKTLFFIMLIATGLQAMLPFISKAVIDIGIHTRDINFIELVLAGNIVILLSITLSNVLRDWVLLHVSTRVNVSLISDYLVKLMKLPVTFFENKLVGDILQRANDHERIRSFVMNNSLGMLFSGITFLVFTIILLIYNINIFFIFLAGSILYVAWVLTFLRVRKKLDWEYFELLSKDRSYWVETIENIQEIKINNYEDIKRWKWEAIQARLYRLNIKVLKINNAQMLGSQFISSMQNMAVTFFCAIAVINGEITFGVMISTQFIIGMLNGPVAQFVHFIQSGQYAKISFMRINEIQQLKDEEETILPNDIELPQNKNIEVRNLSFQYSPHAPMVLKNVYLLIPEGKVTAIVGDSGCGKSTLLKLLLRLYHPSYGEICIGNMNINSITLRQWRSKCGCVMQDGKVFSDTIQNNIVLGDEDPDYEKIKRATETANISSEIEAMPQGYQTMIGETGRGLSGGQKQRLLIARALYKDPDYLFLDEATNALDTINEQKIIKALNNVFKNRTVIIVAHRLSTIKKADQIVVMKNGMVVEIGNHNSLMGQKKHYYQLIQSQYDLESEETEKK; encoded by the coding sequence ATGAAAAATTTGAAGAAATTTCCTCATGAGTACCAGATGGATGCCAAGGATTGCGGTCCGGCATGCCTGAAAATCATCGCCAAGCATTATGGGAAATATTATTCGTTACAATATTTAAGAGACTTATGTGGAATCACTCGGGAAGGTGTATCTTTTTTAGATATCAGCTATGCTGCTGAAAAAATTGGTTTAAGAACTGTTTCAGTAAGAATAAATTTAGATGCTCTAATTGATAAGGTTTTATTGCCATGCATCATTCATTGGGATAATAATCATTTCATTGTTGTTTACAGAGTAACAAATAATAAAATATATGTTTCCGATCCTGCTAAAGGATTGTTATCATATAATCATGAAGATTTTTGTAGAAAATGGTATAAGAAAGAAGAAAATGAAGGTGTATTGCTGGCTTTGGAACCGATGGCCAATTTTAAACAGATAGAGGCCCATGAAAAAATAGAACGGTGGAAAAATTTCGAGAACCTGCTGGGGTACTTTACCCCTTACAAAGGAGCTTTTAAAACACTGTTTTTTATCATGCTTATTGCAACGGGCTTACAGGCTATGCTGCCGTTCATCTCCAAAGCAGTCATCGATATCGGGATCCATACGAGGGACATTAATTTTATAGAACTGGTACTTGCCGGCAATATTGTTATCCTCTTGAGTATTACCCTTTCCAATGTCTTGCGCGACTGGGTGCTTCTCCATGTGTCCACACGTGTGAATGTATCCCTTATCTCAGACTATCTGGTCAAGCTGATGAAGCTGCCGGTCACGTTTTTTGAGAACAAGCTGGTAGGGGATATCCTGCAGCGGGCCAACGACCATGAACGGATCCGCAGTTTTGTCATGAACAATTCCCTGGGGATGCTGTTTTCCGGAATTACCTTTCTGGTTTTCACAATCATCCTGCTTATATACAACATCAATATCTTCTTTATCTTTCTTGCCGGAAGTATACTGTATGTGGCATGGGTGCTTACTTTTCTGCGGGTAAGGAAAAAACTGGACTGGGAATATTTTGAACTGTTGTCGAAAGACAGGAGTTACTGGGTAGAAACCATTGAGAACATACAGGAAATAAAGATCAATAATTATGAAGACATCAAAAGGTGGAAATGGGAAGCCATACAGGCCCGGTTATACCGGTTGAATATAAAGGTGTTGAAGATAAATAACGCACAGATGCTGGGATCACAGTTCATCAGCAGTATGCAGAATATGGCGGTGACATTTTTCTGTGCCATTGCCGTCATTAACGGCGAGATCACTTTCGGGGTCATGATTTCCACCCAGTTCATTATCGGGATGTTGAACGGACCGGTGGCGCAATTCGTTCATTTTATCCAATCGGGACAATATGCGAAGATCAGTTTTATGCGGATCAATGAGATCCAGCAGTTGAAAGACGAAGAAGAAACGATCCTTCCCAATGATATAGAACTTCCCCAAAACAAAAATATTGAAGTCAGGAACTTATCATTCCAGTATTCCCCCCATGCTCCCATGGTCTTAAAGAATGTGTACCTGCTGATTCCGGAAGGAAAAGTTACGGCCATCGTAGGAGACAGCGGATGCGGAAAGTCAACTTTGCTGAAGTTGCTGTTGCGGCTTTACCATCCATCCTACGGGGAAATCTGTATCGGCAATATGAATATCAACAGCATCACGCTCCGGCAATGGAGGAGTAAATGCGGCTGTGTGATGCAGGATGGAAAGGTATTCAGTGACACCATCCAAAACAACATCGTATTGGGAGACGAGGATCCGGATTATGAAAAAATCAAACGAGCTACCGAAACAGCCAATATTTCTTCTGAGATAGAAGCCATGCCCCAGGGCTATCAGACCATGATCGGAGAAACCGGAAGGGGATTGAGCGGGGGACAGAAGCAAAGGTTGCTGATCGCAAGGGCTTTATATAAGGATCCTGATTATCTGTTTCTGGATGAAGCGACCAATGCGTTGGATACCATCAATGAACAAAAAATCATCAAAGCGTTGAATAATGTATTCAAAAACAGGACGGTCATCATTGTGGCCCACCGGTTGAGCACCATCAAGAAAGCAGACCAGATCGTGGTGATGAAAAACGGTATGGTCGTAGAGATCGGGAACCACAACAGCCTGATGGGGCAAAAAAAACATTATTATCAATTAATACAGAGCCAATATGATCTGGAATCGGAAGAAACCGAAAAGAAGTGA